From one Triticum aestivum cultivar Chinese Spring chromosome 4B, IWGSC CS RefSeq v2.1, whole genome shotgun sequence genomic stretch:
- the LOC123090478 gene encoding uncharacterized protein — protein sequence MADAPPPVTAPRRRPRREPSEPRSESDWEEGSSSREGSPGADSADGDAVRRAARRWSDDHPARISATPADAGWWLGEIERERVRLVRDWVQVQVQMEAARDRDQGADDPPHPPPSPAAGPRIRGRQARLELVMRLAADRHAELQRLSLRRAVSGFPHRNRIHALLRGRFLRNGGLPEEERRQPSVAARELGQLRQRHPVSGLRLENLVRGQAASRSDSSSAQTVELSTIDHSESSRTASSEDTQDTRQQANDNVGLQRIGDAATGSDYGSNAPSIAEGLSEPHSQEEGWQEDLEVVERRRDWDQFSHAITTTGEGSERNWIEIADSSSSSSDERTTEAGDHQGASYLLETSDESTISDTNLPEAHEEQLDSNHLPEALEGNNHLQEARGEWNREGNDPAEVRDEWHSGGHFPEVNEVWHDDDESNGSAHNWHDDHSEQPVDQESTLIRRVNTFTPGDDDNVYSTELRELLSRRSVSNLLDSAFRENLDRLIRSYVERQGRGPLSLNLQGTPAVAAAAPDPQEQGQEEQQHGDDDEEHQLLRDAASVRPRLVIPPPPMPPRQPLWHSELHHNNWMRQNINRSDIEWEAISDLRADMARLQQGMGHMQRMLEACMDMQLELQRSVRQEVSAALNRFIGEQGEPKETIDDGSKWMNVRKGTCCVCCDTPIDSLLYRCGHMCTCSKCANELVRSGGKCPLCRAPIIEVIRAYFIMSGDSEEEASSRVWDSQDLRAQAERNEEQLLAAMSVDPARLPALNDVLLEVYAVLRPKPADYEQRNALVDVFSKMATRIFGNDNGFPVVQAFGSFTMDLFTPKSDLDLSVNFSAEIEDQCPRKKKMKVVRKFAKVLYSLQRDGIYCGVLPVVSAKVPIVNVIDRGTGIECDITVENKDGMTRSMIIKLISSLDERFQILSYLVKTWANIHGVNSPTAQTMSSMSIISLVAFHLQTRHPPILPAFSALLKDGSDFASVEKNISLFKGFGSTNKESVAELFVTLMNKLLSVESLWEHGLCASNFEASWISKTWKKGVGNLSVEDFLDRSQNFARAVGKTQMQKICTCLVVCASNLTDFMKGHIDASKLKTRLFGRLSPDDLVSRPRLRRGKRDLSPEGRRGIQQERTKRAARHEEPAHQANATPSTARVATVMRPVRHCRFLGIQSSGGAQFACKPWWPFRIVPSGYGYGLSVRLPLRAPHPGPGILGRAPGDLIRSNSGILLPKQGPLLPTPLRERSAGTRRTGSGRDEQLHPAQ from the exons ATGGCCGACGCCCCGCCGCCCGTGACCGCGCCGCGCCGACGCCCCCGCAGAGAGCCGTCGGAGCCCCGGAGCGAGAGCGACTGGGAGGAGGGATCCAGCAGCAGGGAGGGCTCCCCGGGCGCCGACAGCGCCGACGGAGACGCCGTGCGCCGCGCCGCGCGCCGCTGGAGCGACGACCACCCCGCGCGGATCTCGGCCACGCCCgccgacgccggctggtggctcGGCGAGATCGAGCGCGAGCGGGTGCGCCTCGTCCGGGACTGGGTCCAGGTCCAGGTCCAGATGGAGGCCGCGCGCGACCGCGACCAGGGCGCTGACGACCCGCCGCACCCGCCCCCGTCCCCCGCGGCCGGCCCCCGGATCCGCGGCCGCCAGGCGAGGCTCGAGCTCGTCATGCGCCTCGCCGCCGACCGCCACGCCGAGCTCCAGCGCCTCTCCCTCCGCCGCGCCGTCTCCGGCTTCCCCCACCGCAACCGAATCCAC GCGCTGCTCCGGGGAAGGTTTCTGCGGAACGGCGGcttgccggaggaggagaggaggcagccgtCGGTGGCCGCCAGGGAGCTCGGCCAGCTCCGGCAGCGCCACCCCGTCTCGGGCCTCAG ATTGGAGAATCTCGTACGAGGTCAAGCAGCTAGCCGGTCGGATTCATCTTCAGCTCAGACTGTTGAGCTCTCAACCATTGACCATTCTGAATCAAGCCGTACTGCTTCTTCTGAAGATACCCAGGACACACGTCAACAGGCAAACGATAATGTTGGTCTTCAGCGGATTGGAGATGCAGCAACAGGGTCAGATTATGGAAGCAATGCTCCGAGTATTGCCGAAGGATTGTCCGAGCCTCATAGTCAGGAGGAGGGTTGGCAGGAAgatttggaggtggtggagagAAGAAGAGACTGGGATCAGTTTTCCCATGCTATTACTACTACTGGGGAAGGATCTGAAAGAAACTGGATTGAAATTGCGGACAGCAGTTCATCATCGTCTGATGAGAGGACAACAGAGGCCGGAGATCATCAAGGGGCCTCGTATCTTCTGGAAACAAGTGATGAGTCCACAATTAGTGATACTAATCTTCCTGAAGCACATGAAGAGCAGCTTGACAGTAACCATCTCCCCGAAGCGCTTGAAGGCAATAATCATCTCCAAGAAGCACGCGGAGAGTGGAACAGGGAGGGTAATGATCCCGCAGAAGTGCGTGATGAGTGGCACAGTGGCGGTCATTTTCCAGAAGTAAATGAAGTGTGGCATGACGACGATGAGTCCAATGGGAGTGCGCATAACTGGCATGACGATCATTCAGAGCAACCCGTTGACCAGGAGTCTACGCTTATCAGAAGAGTTAATACATTTACCCCTGGTGATGACGATAATGTGTACAGCACAGAACTAAGGGAGCTTCTAAGcag AAGGAGTGTTTCTAATCTTCTTGATAGCGCTTTCCGTGAAAACCTAGACCGGCTTATCCGGTCATACGTTGAACGGCAAGGTCGTGGTCCTCTCTCTTTGAATCTGCAAGGAACACctgcggtagcagcagcagcacctGACCCGCAGGAGCAAGGTCAAGAAGAGCAGCAGCAtggcgatgacgacgaggaacatCAACTTCTTCGTGATGCTGCAAGTGTTAGGCCTCGCTTAGTGATTCCACCTCCACCTATGCCTCCTCGTCAACCACTTTGGCATTCGGAGTTGCATCATAACAACTGGATGAGACAGAACATAAACCGTTCCGATATC GAATGGGAGGCTATTAGTGATTTGAGGGCTGATATGGCTAGACTTCAGCAAGGTATGGGTCATATGCAAAGGATGTTGGAAGCTTGCATGGATATGCAGCTTGAGTTACAACGTTCTGTGAGGCAGGAAGTTTCCGCGGCCTTGAATCGCTTCATTGGGGAGCAAG GGGAACCCAAGGAGACCATCGACGATGGATCGAAATGGATGAATGTGAGGAAAGGCACTTGCTGTGTATGCTGTGATACTCCGATCGACTCTCTTCTGTACAG ATGTGGGCACATGTGCACGTGCTCGAAATGCGCGAACGAGTTGGTTCGAAGCGGAGGGAAGTGTCCGCTGTGCCGCGCACCCATTATTGAGGTGATCCGAGCTTACTTCATCAT GTCCGGCGACAGCGAGGAGGAGGCATCCTCGAGGGTGTGGGATTCACAAG ATTTACGCGCCCAGGCGGAGCGTAACGAGGAGCAGCTGCTGGCCGCGATGTCGGTCGACCCTGCCCGCCTTCCGGCTCTCAACGATGTGCTCCTCGAGGTGTATGCCGTGCTGCGCCCCAAGCCCGCCGACTACGAGCAGCGGAACGCCTTGGTTGATGTCTTCAGCAAGATGGCAACCAGAATCTTTG GTAACGACAATGGGTTTCCAGTCGTGCAGGCATTTGGGTCATTCACAATGGATTTATTTACTCCTAAAAGTGACCTGGATCTCTCTGTCAACTTTAGTGCAGAGATTGAGGATCAGTGTCCTCGCAAGAAAAAGATGAAAGTTGTCAGGAAATTCGCCAAAGTTCTATACTCCCTTCAAA GGGACGGAATTTACTGTGGAGTTTTACCTGTTGTAAGTGCTAAGGTGCCTATTGTGAATGTTATTGATCGGGGAACTGGCATCGAGTGTGATATTACGGTTGAAaacaaagatggcatgacaagatcGATGATTATCAAATTGATTTCTTCACTTGATGAAAGGTTTCAGATACTAAGTTACTTG GTTAAGACCTGGGCTAATATACATGGTGTGAATAGCCCGACAGCGCAGACAATGAGCTCGATGTCAATCATTTCCTTGGTTGCTTTCCATCTGCAG ACCCGCCATCCTCCAATATTACCCGCGTTCTCTGCCTTGTTAAAAG ATGGTTCAGATTTCGCAAGTGTTGAGAAGAACATCTCGCTCTTTAAGGGGTTTGGGAGCACAAATAAAGAATCGGTAGCTGAACTTTTTGTAACACTGATGAATAAG CTACTATCAGTGGAGAGTTTATGGGAGCACGGGCTCTGCGCTAGCAATTTTGAAGCATCGTGGATCTCCAAGACCTGGAAGAAAGGAGTTGGTAATCTAAGT GTTGAAGACTTCTTGGACCGGTCGCAGAACTTTGCGAGGGCGGTAGGGAAGACGCAGATGCAGAAGATCTGCACATGCCTTGTAGTTTGCGCTTCGAACCTGACAGATTTCATGAAGGGCCACATCGACGCGTCGAAGCTCAAGACCCGCCTGTTTGGGCGCCTTAGCCCCGACGATCTGGTCAGCAGGCCTCGTCTGAGACGCGGCAAGAGGGATCTTAGCCCGGAGGGCAGACGTGGGATCCAACAAGAGAGGACTAAGCGTGCTGCGCGCCATGAGGAACCGGCGCACCAAGCTAATGCTACGCCCAGCACTGCTCGTGTTGCCACGGTTATGCGTCCCGTTCGACATTGTCGGTTCCTGGGCATCCAGTCTAGTGGTGGCGCGCAGTTTGCGTGCAAGCCATGGTGGCCCTTTAGGATCGTCCCTTCAGGATACGGCTATGGGTTATCCGTCCGGTTGCCTCTGAGAGCCCCCCACCCTGGCCCAGGAATATTGGGGCGAGCCCCGGGTGATCTGATACGCTCGAATAGTGGAATTCTGCTGCCGAAGCAAGGCCCGCTTCTCCCGACGCCATTGCGGGAAAGGTCTGCCGGCACGCGTCGCACGGGCAGCGGTAGAGACGAGCAGCTCCATCCAGCGCAGTGA